One Polaribacter sp. SA4-12 genomic window carries:
- a CDS encoding chloride channel protein: MPTTKSIFRRILIWRYKHISERQFIYILSILVGFLAGFGAVILKNLTHFFQHLLEGNLIRYYHTAFYFLFPIIGLTIVYFIIKYIIRNKVSHGIPSTLFAISKRKGIMKRYQMIGSILTAPITVGFGGSVGLEGPTVATGAAISSNIARWLHLNQTSRNLLIGCAAAGALSSIFKAPIAAIIFAIEVFSLDLTMASMLPLLLASLSAIITSRFFFGSDVLLSFKIEDAFVIADVPFFIVLGIIGGGVSIYFTETYERIQKFFDKIASPVKRLLVGGIGLGILIYFIPPLYGEGFEVINNLLAGNHIKALENNFMHLDLTNVWVVILLLFGLVIFKIIASAFTFGAGGVGGIFAPTLFMGSVMGNCVAKIINTTGISNVSESNFTLVGMAGLMAGVLHAPLTAIFLIAELTGGYDLFIPLMLTATISYSIAKYAHPYSVYAMQLGRKGELITHNKDHAVLTLMDINTVIENNFVSVYSEMNLEEMIKHAVVKSNRNIFPVIREKDDKLIGIILLDDLRPIMFDRSLYKTVFARDIMQNPPEVIIIGKDKMTDIMKKFKESGAWNLPVVKEGKYIGFISKSKLLTAYRNKLIEVTA; the protein is encoded by the coding sequence GTGCCAACAACAAAAAGCATATTTAGAAGAATATTGATTTGGAGATATAAACATATTTCTGAAAGACAGTTTATATATATATTAAGTATTTTAGTAGGATTTCTGGCAGGTTTTGGAGCCGTAATTCTAAAAAACTTAACGCACTTTTTCCAACACCTTTTAGAAGGTAATTTAATACGCTATTATCATACTGCTTTTTACTTTTTATTTCCAATTATAGGTTTAACAATTGTCTATTTTATTATAAAATACATTATTAGAAATAAAGTGAGTCATGGTATTCCTTCAACACTTTTTGCTATTTCAAAAAGAAAAGGAATCATGAAACGTTACCAAATGATTGGTTCTATTTTAACAGCTCCTATTACTGTTGGTTTTGGTGGTTCTGTTGGACTTGAGGGACCTACAGTTGCAACAGGCGCAGCAATTAGCTCTAATATTGCTAGATGGCTTCATTTAAATCAAACATCAAGAAATTTATTAATTGGTTGTGCTGCTGCAGGCGCACTTTCATCAATCTTTAAAGCACCAATTGCAGCTATTATTTTTGCAATTGAAGTTTTTAGTTTAGACCTAACAATGGCTTCGATGTTACCTTTACTTCTAGCATCTTTATCAGCAATTATTACCTCTCGTTTCTTTTTTGGTTCTGATGTTTTGTTGTCATTTAAAATTGAAGATGCCTTTGTGATCGCTGATGTCCCATTTTTTATAGTCCTAGGAATTATCGGTGGTGGAGTTTCAATTTATTTTACAGAAACGTATGAAAGAATTCAGAAATTTTTTGACAAAATAGCTTCTCCAGTAAAACGCCTTTTAGTTGGTGGAATTGGTTTAGGTATTCTTATTTATTTTATTCCGCCTTTGTATGGTGAGGGTTTTGAAGTAATTAATAACCTTCTTGCAGGAAATCATATAAAAGCATTAGAAAACAATTTTATGCATTTAGATTTAACAAATGTATGGGTTGTAATTTTATTATTATTTGGCTTAGTTATCTTTAAAATTATAGCAAGTGCTTTTACTTTTGGAGCAGGAGGAGTTGGTGGTATTTTTGCACCAACACTATTTATGGGAAGTGTAATGGGGAATTGCGTTGCCAAAATAATTAATACAACAGGAATTTCTAATGTTTCTGAAAGTAATTTTACTCTGGTAGGAATGGCAGGTTTAATGGCAGGAGTTTTACACGCTCCATTAACCGCAATATTTTTAATTGCAGAACTTACGGGTGGTTACGATCTTTTCATTCCACTTATGTTAACAGCTACAATTTCATATTCTATTGCAAAATACGCACATCCTTATTCTGTTTATGCAATGCAATTAGGTAGAAAGGGAGAATTAATAACACATAATAAAGACCACGCCGTATTAACGCTAATGGATATTAATACCGTTATAGAAAACAACTTTGTCTCTGTTTATTCTGAAATGAATTTAGAAGAAATGATTAAACATGCAGTTGTAAAATCTAACAGAAATATTTTTCCTGTAATTAGAGAAAAAGATGATAAACTTATTGGTATTATTTTACTAGACGATTTAAGACCAATAATGTTCGATCGAAGTTTGTATAAAACTGTTTTTGCAAGAGATATAATGCAAAATCCACCAGAAGTAATTATAATAGGTAAAGATAAAATGACCGATATTATGAAGAAATTTAAAGAAAGTGGCGCTTGGAATTTACCTGTTGTTAAAGAAGGAAAATATATTGGTTTTATCTCAAAATCTAAATTATTGACTGCTTATAGAAATAAATTGATTGAGGTTACTGCATAA